A genomic window from Sanguibacter antarcticus includes:
- a CDS encoding class I SAM-dependent RNA methyltransferase — protein sequence MPTNSDALTADPADPREPAAPAELVELEIGSIAHGGHCVARHEGRVIFVRHTLPGERVMARLTDSGETSKFWRADAIEILEPSPDRVRSAWPQAGADGVGGGELAHVALEAQRRWKAGVVEEQLRRIAHLDREVVVEAAPGDGALGGLGWRTRIDLVADENGRAGMRKFRSHDIVPLATMPLATPEVLAAAAAEKVFARRWHAGARIEIIAPANGTDAIVLVDDAVVRSGHVDNRPNARRSVTETATVDGVEHSYRVAADGFWQVHREAPSLLAQVVLDAARGGSGDLTDATVLDLYSGAGLFTVPLAHAVGVVGRVIAIEGDERAAKDARRNAHDLEQVEIHHGAVERVLRTAGHGAIGGADVVVLDPPRTGAGKRTIAEIVTLSPARIVYVACDPAALARDIAYLAESGYSLESLRAFDLFPTTHHVECVAVLTR from the coding sequence GTGCCTACCAACTCTGACGCTCTGACCGCCGACCCCGCCGACCCTCGCGAGCCCGCTGCGCCCGCCGAGCTCGTCGAGCTCGAGATCGGGTCGATCGCCCATGGTGGACACTGTGTCGCTCGCCACGAGGGGCGCGTGATCTTCGTCCGGCACACGCTCCCGGGGGAACGGGTCATGGCGCGCTTGACGGACTCTGGCGAGACGTCGAAGTTCTGGCGCGCTGACGCGATCGAGATCCTCGAGCCGTCCCCCGACCGCGTGCGCTCCGCATGGCCGCAGGCTGGTGCTGACGGTGTGGGCGGTGGCGAGCTTGCGCACGTCGCGCTCGAGGCGCAGCGTCGCTGGAAGGCCGGCGTCGTCGAGGAACAGCTCCGCAGGATCGCTCACCTCGATCGCGAGGTCGTCGTCGAGGCGGCTCCGGGGGACGGCGCGCTCGGTGGCCTGGGCTGGCGCACGCGCATCGATCTCGTCGCGGACGAGAACGGCCGCGCAGGGATGCGCAAGTTCCGCTCGCACGACATCGTGCCGCTCGCCACGATGCCGCTCGCGACGCCTGAGGTGCTTGCTGCCGCGGCGGCCGAGAAGGTCTTCGCGCGCCGCTGGCACGCGGGAGCGCGCATCGAGATCATCGCTCCGGCGAACGGTACGGACGCGATCGTTCTCGTCGACGACGCGGTCGTGCGCAGCGGGCACGTCGACAACCGTCCGAACGCGCGCCGCTCGGTCACGGAGACGGCGACGGTCGACGGCGTGGAGCACAGCTATCGCGTCGCGGCAGACGGGTTCTGGCAGGTGCACCGCGAGGCGCCCTCGCTCCTTGCCCAGGTCGTGCTCGACGCAGCCCGGGGCGGGTCGGGAGATCTCACAGACGCCACCGTCCTCGACCTCTACTCGGGTGCAGGCCTGTTCACCGTGCCTCTCGCTCACGCGGTAGGGGTGGTTGGACGCGTCATCGCCATCGAGGGCGACGAGCGGGCGGCGAAGGATGCCCGGCGCAACGCGCACGACCTCGAGCAGGTCGAGATCCATCACGGGGCCGTGGAGCGGGTGCTGCGCACTGCAGGGCACGGTGCGATCGGTGGGGCAGACGTCGTCGTGCTCGACCCGCCTCGCACCGGTGCCGGAAAGCGGACGATCGCCGAGATCGTGACGCTCTCTCCGGCGCGGATCGTGTATGTCGCCTGCGATCCTGCGGCGCTCGCACGAGACATCGCCTACCTCGCGGAGTCGGGGTACAGCCTCGAGAGCCTGCGCGCGTTCGACCTGTTCCCGACGACGCACCACGTCGAGTGCGTGGCGGTCCTCACGCGCTGA
- a CDS encoding APC family permease: MPEIVDATKRLLLGRPVRSDRLGHTLLPKRIALPIFASDALSSVAYAPDEILLTLAVAGFTATAISPWVGLVVVVVLLTVVASYRQNVHAYPSGGGDYEVATKNLGPSAGVGVASALMVDYVLTVAVSISSGAQYAASAIPALRDHEALFAVGLVMMLTLANLRGVKESGRLFAIPVYLFMFAIGVTAVVGFFRYAAGNLPLAESSGFELIAQPSFDQGLTGAAGAFLIARAFASGCAALTGVEAISNGVPAFQKPKSRNAATTLALLGLISAAMILTILFLARVTQVHYAEIPHEQLTDGGVALPVDYVQHPVIGQLAEAIFRGFPPAFYAVSLVTGIILILAANTAFNGFPVLGSILAKDGYLPRQLHTRGDRLAFSNGILTLAAGAIVLIWAFDAQVTRLIQLYIVGVFVSFTLSQLGMVRHWTERLRTETDPSARRQMLRSRVVNGFGLAMTGTVLVIVLVTKFTHGAWIAILAMAVVFVLMKSIRKHYDTVSRELELSDEPGADRALPSRVHAIVLVSKLHKPTLRAVAYARASRPSTIEAVTVGVDPEDVARLTARWEKLDLPVPLRILDSPFREITRPILGYVRSIRRESPRDLVVVYIPEYVVGHWWEQLLHNQSALRLKGRLLFTPGVVVASVPWQLASSAGQTGLEGTAYVAKKLPRGY; this comes from the coding sequence GTGCCGGAAATCGTCGATGCCACCAAGCGCCTGCTGCTCGGCCGTCCGGTCCGTAGCGACCGCCTGGGCCACACCCTCTTGCCGAAGAGGATCGCTCTGCCGATCTTCGCCTCGGACGCTCTGTCGTCGGTGGCGTACGCGCCCGACGAGATCCTCCTGACGCTCGCGGTCGCAGGCTTCACCGCGACAGCGATCTCCCCGTGGGTCGGCCTCGTCGTCGTCGTCGTCCTCCTCACGGTGGTTGCCTCTTACCGGCAGAACGTCCACGCGTACCCGTCGGGCGGTGGCGACTACGAGGTCGCGACGAAGAACCTCGGCCCGAGCGCGGGGGTCGGTGTCGCGAGCGCACTCATGGTCGACTACGTCCTCACCGTCGCTGTCTCGATCTCGTCCGGCGCCCAGTACGCGGCGAGCGCGATCCCGGCCCTGCGGGACCACGAGGCGCTGTTCGCGGTCGGTCTTGTCATGATGCTCACGCTCGCGAACCTGCGCGGGGTCAAGGAGTCAGGGCGCCTGTTCGCGATCCCTGTGTACCTGTTCATGTTCGCGATCGGAGTGACGGCGGTCGTCGGGTTCTTCCGCTACGCCGCCGGGAACTTGCCTCTGGCGGAGAGCTCGGGGTTCGAGCTCATCGCACAGCCGAGCTTCGATCAGGGGCTCACGGGTGCAGCCGGGGCCTTCCTCATCGCCCGGGCCTTCGCGTCTGGCTGTGCTGCGCTCACAGGTGTCGAGGCGATCAGCAACGGTGTGCCAGCGTTCCAGAAGCCGAAGTCGCGCAACGCGGCGACGACCCTCGCGCTCCTCGGACTCATCTCCGCCGCGATGATCCTCACCATCCTCTTCCTGGCTCGTGTCACGCAGGTGCACTATGCCGAGATCCCTCACGAGCAGCTGACCGACGGTGGGGTAGCGCTGCCGGTGGACTACGTCCAGCACCCGGTGATCGGGCAGCTCGCCGAGGCGATCTTCCGGGGCTTCCCCCCGGCGTTCTACGCCGTCTCCCTGGTGACGGGCATCATCCTCATCCTCGCCGCGAACACGGCGTTCAACGGCTTCCCTGTGCTCGGGTCGATCCTCGCGAAGGACGGATACCTGCCGCGCCAGCTCCACACCCGTGGCGACCGTCTCGCCTTCTCGAACGGGATCCTCACGCTCGCCGCAGGTGCGATCGTCCTCATCTGGGCGTTCGACGCGCAGGTCACGCGCCTCATCCAGCTCTACATCGTGGGCGTGTTCGTGTCGTTCACCCTGTCGCAGCTCGGGATGGTGCGGCACTGGACCGAGCGGCTGCGCACGGAGACCGACCCGTCGGCCCGCCGGCAGATGCTGCGCTCCCGCGTCGTCAACGGCTTCGGCCTCGCGATGACCGGTACCGTGCTCGTCATCGTCCTCGTGACGAAGTTCACCCACGGTGCGTGGATCGCCATCCTCGCGATGGCGGTCGTGTTCGTGCTGATGAAGTCGATCCGCAAGCACTACGACACCGTCTCCCGCGAGCTCGAGCTGAGCGACGAGCCAGGAGCCGACCGTGCGCTGCCGAGCAGGGTCCACGCGATCGTGCTCGTGTCCAAGCTGCACAAGCCGACTCTCCGTGCCGTCGCCTACGCTCGGGCGTCGCGGCCGAGCACCATCGAGGCAGTGACGGTCGGTGTCGATCCCGAGGACGTGGCGCGTCTGACCGCCCGCTGGGAGAAGCTCGACCTGCCGGTCCCGCTGCGGATCCTCGACTCGCCCTTCCGGGAGATCACGCGGCCGATCCTCGGCTACGTCCGGTCGATCCGTCGAGAGAGTCCTCGTGACCTGGTCGTCGTGTACATCCCGGAGTATGTCGTGGGTCACTGGTGGGAGCAGCTCCTGCACAACCAGAGTGCTCTGCGTCTCAAGGGTCGCCTGCTCTTCACCCCGGGCGTCGTCGTCGCGTCTGTCCCGTGGCAGCTGGCGTCGTCCGCCGGGCAGACCGGTCTGGAGGGCACGGCGTACGTGGCCAAGAAGCTGCCGCGAGGCTACTGA
- a CDS encoding GuaB1 family IMP dehydrogenase-related protein: MRFLDGHLPPHDLTYGDVFLVPSRSDVTSRFDVDLASADATGTTIPIVVANMTAVSGRRMAETVARRGGMAVIPQDIPTDVVADVVASVKAKDTVVESPVTVMPTDTVHTAITLIGKRAHGAAVVVDAARRPVGIVSAADCLGVDRFTQVRQVMTPDPTLIDASVLTSDGTDGLRSAFDQLYATRRRLAPVVRDGELLGVLTRTGALRSSIYRPAVDTAGRLRVAAAVGINGDVAAKTAELLDAGVDVIVVDTAHGHQTKMIAALAAVRSVSPRVPIVAGNVVTARGVEDLVEAGADIVKVGVGPGAMCTTRMMTAVGRPQFSAVLECAARARELGAHVWADGGVRHPRDVALALAAGASQVMVGSWFAGTHESPGDLHDDGSGRLYKESFGMASARAVAARNAGGSPFERARKALYEEGISSSRMYLDPQRPGVEDLIDQITSGLRSACTYAGARTLEEFTETAVVGVQSAAGYDEGRPLPTGW, encoded by the coding sequence ATGCGCTTCCTCGACGGGCACCTCCCCCCACACGACCTCACCTACGGGGACGTCTTCCTCGTCCCCTCCCGCTCCGACGTCACGTCCCGCTTCGACGTCGATCTCGCGAGCGCGGACGCGACCGGCACGACGATCCCGATCGTCGTGGCGAACATGACCGCGGTCTCCGGACGGCGGATGGCGGAGACGGTGGCTCGCCGCGGCGGCATGGCCGTCATCCCGCAAGACATCCCGACGGACGTCGTCGCCGACGTCGTCGCCAGCGTCAAGGCGAAGGACACGGTCGTCGAGAGCCCCGTGACCGTCATGCCGACCGACACGGTGCACACCGCGATCACGCTCATCGGCAAGCGCGCCCACGGAGCCGCGGTCGTCGTCGACGCCGCCCGACGACCGGTCGGGATCGTCTCCGCTGCCGACTGCCTCGGCGTCGACCGGTTCACCCAGGTCCGCCAGGTCATGACGCCAGACCCGACACTCATCGACGCCTCGGTCCTCACCTCAGACGGGACCGACGGTCTGCGCAGCGCGTTCGACCAGCTCTACGCGACGCGCCGACGCCTCGCACCCGTCGTGCGCGACGGAGAGCTCCTCGGCGTGCTCACACGGACCGGTGCCCTGCGCTCGAGCATCTACCGCCCCGCGGTCGACACGGCCGGACGGCTGCGCGTCGCCGCTGCCGTCGGCATCAACGGCGACGTCGCAGCGAAGACCGCCGAGCTCCTCGACGCAGGTGTCGACGTCATCGTCGTCGACACGGCCCACGGACACCAGACGAAGATGATCGCGGCGCTGGCTGCGGTCCGGTCGGTCTCCCCCCGTGTCCCGATCGTCGCCGGGAACGTCGTCACCGCACGAGGGGTCGAGGACCTCGTCGAAGCGGGCGCCGACATCGTCAAGGTCGGCGTCGGTCCAGGCGCGATGTGCACCACCCGCATGATGACCGCCGTCGGCCGGCCCCAGTTCTCCGCCGTGCTCGAGTGCGCCGCCCGCGCCCGCGAGCTCGGCGCGCACGTCTGGGCCGACGGTGGCGTGCGCCACCCGCGCGACGTCGCCCTCGCCCTCGCGGCCGGCGCGTCGCAGGTGATGGTCGGGTCGTGGTTCGCCGGCACGCACGAGAGCCCGGGCGACCTCCACGACGACGGCAGCGGACGCCTCTACAAGGAGAGCTTCGGCATGGCCTCGGCCCGCGCGGTCGCCGCTCGCAACGCGGGCGGCAGCCCGTTCGAGCGCGCCCGCAAGGCGCTCTACGAGGAAGGCATCTCCTCGTCGCGGATGTACCTGGACCCGCAGCGCCCCGGCGTCGAGGACCTCATCGACCAGATCACGTCCGGCCTGCGCAGCGCGTGCACCTACGCGGGGGCGCGCACCCTCGAGGAGTTCACCGAGACTGCCGTCGTCGGCGTCCAGTCAGCAGCAGGGTACGACGAGGGCCGACCGCTGCCGACCGGCTGGTGA
- a CDS encoding NUDIX hydrolase, which translates to MTQTSPAAPDAVRARLDALVRLGIDWGAGRGRVPRSAPDSRAVPGPRSAAAQAVRPAAVLVLFGALEGRAGHDPGDIDVLLVERAASLGHHPGQIAFPGGRLDPDDTGPVGAALREATEETGLDADGVEVVGTLAGLPLPVSNHLVTPVLGWWARPSPVGVVDHGECAAVFRVPVSTLLDPENRRLGRVTRGRSSFDSPAFVVEDRVVWGFTGIVLDRVLDGLGWALPWERRLLDIPV; encoded by the coding sequence GTGACGCAGACGTCGCCGGCCGCCCCGGACGCCGTCCGGGCGCGTCTCGACGCCCTCGTCCGGCTCGGGATCGACTGGGGGGCCGGGCGCGGGCGCGTCCCCCGGAGCGCACCCGACTCGCGAGCGGTCCCTGGTCCGCGATCGGCAGCAGCACAAGCGGTGCGTCCCGCAGCGGTCCTCGTCCTCTTCGGTGCGCTCGAGGGACGCGCCGGGCACGACCCCGGCGACATCGACGTGCTCCTCGTCGAGCGCGCGGCATCGCTCGGCCACCATCCGGGGCAGATCGCCTTCCCCGGAGGCAGGCTCGACCCCGACGACACGGGCCCGGTCGGCGCGGCTCTCCGGGAAGCGACGGAAGAGACCGGTCTCGACGCCGACGGGGTCGAGGTCGTGGGGACCCTGGCAGGGCTGCCGCTCCCGGTGAGCAACCATCTCGTCACCCCGGTGCTCGGGTGGTGGGCCCGCCCGTCACCGGTCGGGGTGGTCGACCACGGCGAGTGCGCAGCAGTCTTCCGCGTCCCGGTGAGCACGCTCCTCGATCCCGAGAACCGTCGGCTCGGGAGGGTGACGCGCGGCCGTTCGTCGTTTGACAGCCCGGCGTTCGTCGTCGAGGACCGTGTCGTGTGGGGCTTTACCGGGATCGTCCTCGACCGTGTGCTCGACGGGCTGGGGTGGGCCCTCCCCTGGGAGCGCCGGCTCCTCGACATCCCGGTCTGA
- a CDS encoding aminoglycoside phosphotransferase family protein, whose translation MADKPAAEVRIDTDLIRRLLSEQRPDLSHLPLRLAGEGWDNATWRLGPELAVRLPRRAAASELVRHEQDWLPRLAAHVDVGVPVPVHRGTPSGDYPWHWSVVPWFDGVPAGVVPLAGRDAAAPGLARFVEQIHRPAPADAPINPFRGGDLSSRSATVLDRLAVIDHERAAEALALWTDLSATPPWTGPPVWIHGDLHPFNILLETHETHPVQALGLGAVIDFGDVTAGDPATDLATAWLTFGPVGRDDFVRSVTHRCGTDVATWRRARAWAVAITTGLLMHSDDDALFASLGRTALDQALDDAAPGGC comes from the coding sequence GTGGCTGACAAGCCTGCGGCCGAGGTCCGCATCGACACGGATCTCATCAGGAGGCTCCTCTCCGAGCAGCGGCCTGACCTGTCCCACCTTCCCCTGCGGCTCGCGGGCGAAGGCTGGGACAACGCGACGTGGCGGCTCGGTCCAGAGCTTGCCGTCCGTCTTCCGCGTCGAGCCGCGGCATCGGAGCTCGTCAGGCACGAGCAGGACTGGCTCCCGCGTCTTGCGGCGCACGTCGACGTCGGCGTCCCGGTCCCGGTGCACCGCGGCACGCCCAGCGGCGACTACCCCTGGCACTGGAGCGTCGTCCCCTGGTTCGACGGTGTGCCTGCGGGCGTCGTTCCCCTCGCGGGGCGCGACGCCGCCGCGCCCGGTCTGGCCCGTTTCGTCGAGCAGATCCACCGCCCTGCGCCGGCCGATGCCCCGATCAACCCGTTCCGAGGAGGCGACCTCTCGAGCCGCTCGGCGACAGTGCTCGATCGTCTCGCCGTCATCGACCACGAGCGGGCTGCCGAGGCGCTCGCTCTGTGGACGGACCTCAGCGCGACCCCGCCGTGGACCGGGCCGCCGGTCTGGATCCACGGCGACCTGCACCCCTTCAACATCCTGCTCGAGACGCACGAGACGCATCCTGTCCAGGCGCTCGGGCTCGGCGCCGTGATCGACTTCGGCGACGTGACAGCAGGCGACCCCGCGACCGACCTCGCCACGGCCTGGCTGACGTTCGGCCCGGTGGGTCGCGACGACTTCGTCCGGTCCGTGACGCACCGCTGCGGGACAGACGTCGCGACCTGGCGCCGTGCCCGCGCGTGGGCCGTGGCCATCACGACCGGGCTGCTCATGCACAGCGACGACGACGCGCTGTTCGCCTCCCTCGGGCGCACCGCGCTCGACCAGGCGCTCGACGACGCAGCGCCCGGTGGGTGCTGA
- a CDS encoding DUF1801 domain-containing protein: MSITPKTVPTTADVDAFIASVENEVRRDDARTLKRMMERVTGQPARMWGPSIVGFGSYHYVYPTGNQGDAAAASFSPRKAATTVYVAEGFAGHAERLARLGPHTTSVSCLYIKRLSAVDVGVLEEIVTASYRNVTERWPAER; encoded by the coding sequence ATGTCCATCACGCCGAAGACCGTCCCGACGACCGCAGACGTCGATGCCTTCATCGCCTCGGTCGAGAACGAGGTGCGACGCGACGACGCACGGACGCTCAAGCGCATGATGGAGCGCGTCACCGGCCAGCCGGCGAGGATGTGGGGTCCGTCGATCGTGGGTTTCGGGTCGTACCACTACGTCTACCCGACGGGGAACCAGGGGGACGCGGCCGCAGCCAGCTTCTCACCACGCAAGGCTGCGACGACGGTCTACGTCGCTGAGGGTTTCGCTGGCCACGCCGAGCGGCTCGCGCGACTGGGCCCGCACACGACGAGCGTCTCGTGCCTGTACATCAAGCGGCTCTCTGCGGTCGACGTCGGTGTCCTCGAGGAGATCGTCACAGCCTCCTACCGGAACGTGACAGAGCGGTGGCCGGCCGAGCGGTAG
- a CDS encoding aconitate hydratase, producing the protein MSSVDTFGSKGTLEVADASYEIYRLSAVPGAERLPFSLKILAENLLRTEDGANITADHVRAVAGWDPAAEPDTEIQFTPGRVIMQDFTGVPCIVDLATMREAVAELGGDPTRINPLAPAEMVIDHSVQIDVAGRADAFQRNVDLEYIRNRERYQFLRWGQTAFDDFKVVPPGTGIVHQVNIEYLARVIMTREVGGNLRAYPDTCVGTDSHTTMVNGLGVLGWGVGGIEAEAAMLGQPVSMLIPRVVGFKLTGEIPSGVTATDVVLTITQQLRQHGVVGKFVEFYGEGVAAVPLANRATIGNMSPEFGSTAAIFPIDGVTMDYLRLTGRSEEQLALVEAYTKEQGLWHDPTVDGYTEPIFSEYLELDLSTVVPSIAGPKRPQDRIELTDAKKSFATTILDYVDADAAAEFTGLDESVAETFPASDPIAAGEHADASDAPAHVPDGDSAKRPHKRTPVTLADGTVTEIDHGAVVIASITSCTNTSNPSVMLAAGLLAKKAVDKGLVAKPWVKTSMAPGSKVVTDYYEKAELWPYLEKLGFHLVGYGCATCIGNSGPLPEEISAVVNEHDLSVVSVLSGNRNFEGRINPDVKMNYLASPPLVIAYALAGTMDFDFENEPLGQTPDGADVFLADIWPSADEVQDTIDTSINRGMFTKDYADVFAGDEQWRALTTPEGKTFAWDSESTYVRKPPYFDGMSMTPAPVTDIVGARVLAKLGDSVTTDHISPAGAIKPGTPAADYLAENGVDRKDYNSYGSRRGNHEVMIRGTFANIRLRNQLLTDVEGGYTFNFVKGEQSFIYDAAQDYAAQGTPLVILGGKEYGSGSSRDWAAKGTALLGVRAVITESFERIHRSNLIGMGVLPLQFPVGESAGSLGLDGTETFDIAGVTALNDGSTPSTLAVTATRADGTVVAFDAVVRIDTPGEADYYRNGGILQYVLRSLVNS; encoded by the coding sequence GTGAGCAGCGTCGACACGTTCGGGTCGAAGGGAACTCTCGAGGTAGCAGACGCCTCGTACGAGATCTACCGACTCTCAGCAGTACCAGGCGCCGAGCGCCTCCCGTTCAGCCTCAAGATCCTCGCCGAGAACCTCCTGCGCACGGAGGACGGTGCCAACATCACCGCGGACCACGTCCGCGCCGTCGCAGGTTGGGACCCCGCAGCGGAGCCCGACACCGAGATCCAGTTCACGCCAGGCCGCGTGATCATGCAGGACTTCACCGGTGTTCCGTGCATCGTCGACCTCGCCACCATGCGTGAGGCCGTCGCCGAGCTCGGTGGCGACCCCACGCGGATCAACCCGCTGGCTCCCGCCGAGATGGTCATCGACCACTCCGTGCAGATCGACGTCGCCGGCCGCGCGGACGCGTTCCAGCGCAACGTCGACCTCGAGTACATCCGCAACCGTGAGCGCTACCAGTTCCTGCGCTGGGGCCAGACGGCGTTCGACGACTTCAAGGTCGTCCCGCCGGGCACCGGCATCGTGCACCAGGTGAACATCGAGTACCTCGCGCGCGTCATCATGACGCGCGAGGTGGGCGGTAACCTGCGCGCCTACCCCGACACGTGCGTCGGCACCGACTCGCACACGACGATGGTCAACGGCCTCGGCGTGCTCGGCTGGGGCGTCGGTGGCATCGAGGCCGAGGCCGCCATGCTCGGACAGCCCGTCTCGATGCTCATCCCGCGCGTCGTCGGCTTCAAGCTCACGGGCGAGATCCCCTCGGGCGTCACCGCGACCGACGTGGTGCTCACCATCACGCAGCAGCTGCGCCAGCACGGCGTCGTCGGCAAGTTCGTCGAGTTCTACGGGGAAGGCGTCGCAGCGGTCCCGCTCGCGAACCGCGCCACGATCGGCAACATGAGCCCTGAGTTCGGATCCACGGCGGCGATCTTCCCGATCGACGGCGTGACGATGGACTACCTGCGCCTCACCGGCCGCAGCGAGGAGCAGCTGGCGCTCGTCGAGGCGTACACCAAGGAGCAGGGCCTCTGGCACGACCCGACGGTCGACGGCTACACGGAGCCGATCTTCTCGGAGTACCTCGAGCTCGACCTCTCGACGGTCGTCCCCTCGATCGCCGGCCCCAAGCGCCCGCAGGACCGCATCGAGCTCACGGACGCGAAGAAGTCCTTCGCGACGACGATCCTCGACTACGTCGACGCCGACGCGGCCGCCGAGTTCACCGGGCTCGACGAGTCCGTCGCGGAGACGTTCCCTGCCTCGGACCCGATCGCTGCAGGCGAGCACGCGGACGCGAGCGACGCCCCGGCCCACGTGCCGGACGGCGACAGCGCGAAGCGGCCGCACAAGCGGACCCCGGTCACGCTCGCGGACGGGACCGTCACCGAGATCGACCACGGTGCTGTCGTCATCGCCTCGATCACCTCGTGCACCAACACGTCCAACCCGTCGGTCATGCTCGCTGCTGGCCTGCTCGCGAAGAAGGCCGTCGACAAGGGCCTCGTCGCGAAGCCGTGGGTCAAGACGTCGATGGCGCCCGGGTCCAAGGTCGTCACCGACTACTACGAGAAGGCCGAGCTGTGGCCGTACCTCGAGAAGCTCGGCTTCCACCTCGTCGGCTACGGCTGCGCGACGTGCATCGGCAACTCGGGCCCGCTGCCAGAGGAGATCTCGGCGGTCGTCAACGAGCACGACCTCTCGGTCGTCTCCGTCCTCTCGGGGAACCGTAACTTCGAGGGGCGTATCAACCCCGACGTGAAGATGAACTACCTCGCGTCCCCGCCGCTCGTCATCGCGTACGCGCTGGCCGGGACGATGGACTTCGACTTCGAGAACGAGCCGCTCGGGCAGACGCCTGACGGCGCCGACGTGTTCCTCGCGGACATCTGGCCCTCGGCGGACGAGGTCCAGGACACGATCGACACGTCCATCAACCGGGGGATGTTCACCAAGGACTACGCCGACGTCTTCGCGGGCGACGAGCAGTGGCGTGCGCTGACGACGCCCGAGGGCAAGACGTTCGCCTGGGACTCCGAGTCCACGTACGTGCGCAAGCCCCCGTACTTCGACGGCATGAGCATGACGCCGGCGCCGGTCACGGACATCGTGGGCGCACGCGTCCTGGCCAAGCTCGGCGACTCGGTCACGACCGACCACATCAGCCCCGCTGGTGCCATCAAGCCGGGCACGCCCGCGGCCGACTACCTGGCCGAGAACGGTGTGGACCGCAAGGACTACAACTCTTACGGCTCACGTCGTGGGAACCACGAGGTGATGATCCGCGGGACCTTCGCGAACATCCGCCTGCGCAACCAGCTCCTCACGGACGTCGAGGGCGGCTACACGTTCAACTTCGTCAAGGGCGAGCAGTCGTTCATCTACGACGCGGCGCAGGACTACGCGGCGCAGGGCACCCCGCTCGTCATCCTCGGTGGCAAGGAGTACGGCTCCGGCTCGTCGCGTGACTGGGCGGCCAAGGGCACGGCGCTCCTCGGCGTCCGCGCGGTCATCACCGAGAGCTTCGAGCGGATCCACCGCTCGAACCTCATCGGCATGGGCGTCCTCCCGCTGCAGTTCCCCGTCGGGGAGTCGGCTGGTTCGCTCGGGCTCGACGGGACGGAGACGTTCGACATCGCTGGCGTCACGGCGCTCAACGACGGCTCGACGCCGTCGACGCTCGCAGTGACGGCGACCCGCGCCGACGGTACTGTCGTCGCCTTCGACGCCGTCGTGCGCATCGACACCCCGGGTGAGGCGGACTACTACCGCAACGGCGGCATCCTCCAGTACGTGCTGCGGTCGTTGGTCAACAGCTGA
- a CDS encoding type 1 glutamine amidotransferase has protein sequence MSGQEVLVVQHAAWEGPGLVGRALEARGIPWRSVTLVDKVAPEVPDIASLAGLVAMGGAMGALDDAQHPGLAAERQLLAASTEAGVPVLGVCLGMQLLAVSLGGTLHSGAGREVGFGPVALTGAGIRDPYLYPLCVDATPDPSVVHWHSDAVDAPPGATVLASSVQTPVQAFRAGSAVGMQFHLELDHPMLRTWMDQPDMAADLQAGEAERLAEDAAARFPSLVPRALVCFSAFAEAVESWRG, from the coding sequence GTGAGCGGCCAGGAGGTCCTCGTCGTCCAGCACGCTGCGTGGGAGGGGCCCGGGCTCGTCGGGCGAGCCCTCGAGGCGCGCGGCATCCCGTGGCGGTCCGTCACCCTGGTCGACAAGGTCGCCCCGGAGGTCCCTGACATCGCCTCGCTCGCTGGTCTTGTGGCCATGGGTGGCGCGATGGGAGCGCTCGACGACGCGCAGCACCCTGGTCTCGCTGCAGAACGACAGCTCCTCGCAGCGTCGACCGAGGCAGGCGTCCCCGTCCTCGGCGTGTGTCTCGGCATGCAGCTGCTGGCTGTCTCCCTCGGCGGCACGCTGCACTCCGGCGCTGGTCGGGAGGTCGGATTCGGGCCCGTCGCGCTCACGGGCGCCGGGATCCGCGACCCGTACCTCTACCCGCTCTGCGTCGACGCGACGCCCGACCCCTCGGTGGTGCACTGGCACTCAGACGCCGTCGATGCACCACCGGGCGCCACCGTGCTGGCCTCGAGCGTCCAGACCCCTGTGCAGGCGTTCCGCGCCGGGAGTGCCGTGGGGATGCAGTTTCATCTGGAGCTCGACCACCCGATGCTCCGCACGTGGATGGACCAGCCGGACATGGCAGCAGACCTCCAGGCGGGCGAGGCGGAGAGGCTGGCCGAAGACGCTGCCGCTCGTTTCCCCAGCCTGGTCCCCCGTGCGCTCGTGTGCTTCTCCGCGTTCGCCGAGGCTGTCGAGTCCTGGCGTGGCTGA